A genomic window from Streptomyces sp. NBC_00234 includes:
- a CDS encoding DUF4097 family beta strand repeat-containing protein — MPSFDTPEAISATTHVEAGSLQFTASDRLDTVVEVRPRDPKKDLDVRAADQTQVACSGGALTIRTPKSGMFGRTGVVDVTVELPTGSRIDATGAWTQVLGEGRLGEVRVKTSSGDARFDTTGPLVLTASHGSITVDRVEGLAEITTSSGSVRVDFVDGPAVLKNSHGTTTVGAVTGELRVSGANGDIHVQRAEDSVTATTAHGTLRVGEVARGAVKLETSYGAIEVGIREGTAAWLDVSSGSGQVRNALTASETPEETGDTVKVHARTKYGNIDIRRAKI, encoded by the coding sequence ATGCCTTCTTTCGACACCCCCGAAGCGATCTCGGCCACGACCCATGTGGAGGCCGGTTCCCTTCAGTTCACCGCAAGCGACCGCCTCGACACCGTCGTCGAGGTGCGGCCCCGCGACCCGAAGAAGGACCTGGACGTGCGGGCGGCCGACCAGACCCAGGTCGCCTGCTCCGGCGGCGCGCTGACCATCAGGACGCCCAAGTCCGGCATGTTCGGCCGCACCGGCGTCGTCGACGTGACGGTCGAACTGCCCACCGGCTCCCGCATCGACGCGACCGGTGCCTGGACCCAGGTCCTCGGCGAGGGCCGGCTCGGCGAGGTCCGCGTCAAGACCTCGTCCGGCGACGCCCGCTTCGACACGACCGGCCCGCTGGTGCTGACCGCGTCGCACGGATCCATCACCGTGGACCGGGTCGAGGGCCTGGCCGAGATCACCACCAGCTCCGGCAGTGTGCGCGTCGACTTCGTCGACGGCCCCGCCGTCCTGAAGAACTCGCACGGCACCACGACCGTCGGTGCCGTGACCGGCGAGCTGCGGGTGAGCGGCGCCAACGGCGACATCCATGTCCAGCGCGCCGAGGACTCGGTCACCGCCACCACCGCCCACGGCACCCTGCGCGTGGGTGAAGTGGCGCGCGGCGCCGTCAAGCTGGAGACCTCCTACGGCGCCATCGAGGTCGGTATCCGCGAGGGCACGGCCGCCTGGCTCGACGTCAGCTCGGGCTCCGGCCAGGTGCGCAACGCGCTCACCGCGTCCGAGACCCCGGAGGAGACCGGGGACACGGTCAAGGTCCACGCCCGCACCAAGTACGGCAACATCGACATCCGCCGCGCCAAGATCTGA
- a CDS encoding ATP-binding cassette domain-containing protein: MPSSVMSTPIGSDGQPSSAAVSAVGLRKSYGDKTVLDGIDLSIPAGSVFALLGPNGAGKTTVVNILSTLITADGGTVRIAGNDITTAPDAVRAAIGVTGQFSAVDGLITGEENMLLMADLHHLSKSEGRRVAAELLERFDLVEAAKKPASTYSGGMKRRLDIAMTLVGNPRIIFLDEPTTGLDPRSRHTMWGIIRELVSGGVTVFLTTQYLEEADELADRIAVLSDGRIAAEGTADELKRLIPGGHVRLRFTDPATYRSAATALNEASRDDEALALQILSDGSQRELRSILDWLDSAGIEADELTVHTPDLNDVFFALTGATVPTQPNQSKETVR; this comes from the coding sequence ATGCCTTCTTCTGTCATGTCCACGCCCATCGGGTCGGACGGTCAGCCGTCGTCCGCCGCCGTCTCCGCCGTCGGTCTGCGCAAGTCGTACGGCGACAAGACCGTCCTCGACGGCATCGACCTGAGCATCCCGGCCGGGTCCGTCTTCGCGCTCCTCGGACCCAACGGCGCCGGCAAGACCACCGTCGTGAACATCCTCTCCACGCTCATCACCGCCGACGGCGGCACGGTCCGGATCGCGGGCAACGACATCACCACCGCACCGGACGCGGTGCGTGCCGCGATCGGCGTCACCGGCCAGTTCTCCGCGGTGGACGGGCTGATCACCGGCGAGGAGAACATGCTCCTCATGGCGGACCTGCACCACTTGTCCAAGAGCGAGGGACGGCGGGTCGCCGCCGAACTGCTGGAACGCTTCGACCTGGTGGAGGCAGCCAAGAAGCCCGCCTCCACCTACTCCGGCGGCATGAAGCGCCGCCTCGACATCGCCATGACCCTGGTCGGCAACCCGCGGATCATCTTCCTCGACGAACCGACCACCGGACTCGACCCACGCTCCCGCCACACCATGTGGGGCATCATCCGCGAGCTCGTCTCCGGCGGCGTCACCGTCTTCCTCACCACCCAGTACCTCGAAGAGGCCGACGAACTCGCCGACCGCATCGCGGTACTGAGCGACGGCAGGATCGCCGCCGAGGGAACCGCCGACGAGCTCAAGCGCCTGATCCCCGGCGGCCACGTCCGCCTCCGCTTCACCGACCCGGCCACCTACCGGTCGGCCGCTACCGCCCTGAACGAGGCATCCCGGGACGACGAGGCACTGGCCCTGCAGATCCTCAGCGACGGCAGCCAGCGCGAACTCCGCTCCATCCTCGACTGGCTCGACTCCGCCGGCATCGAGGCGGACGAACTGACCGTGCACACCCCCGACCTCAACGACGTGTTCTTCGCCCTGACCGGCGCCACCGTGCCCACCCAGCCGAACCAGTCCAAGGAGACCGTCCGATGA
- a CDS encoding ABC transporter permease: MSSLALAVRDSSTMLRRNLLHARRYPSMTLNLLLTPIMLLLLFVYIFGDAMSAGIGGGDRSAYIAYLVPGIMLMTIGSTTIGTAVSVSMDMSEGIIARFRTMAIHRSSVLVGHVIGSVLQSIASVALVGAVGVAIGFRSTDATLLELLAAFGLLALFALALTWIAVGMGLVSPNAEAASNNAMPLIFLPLISSTFVPVDSMPGWFQPIAEYQPFTPAIETLRGLLLGTEIGHNGWLAVAWCLGLTVLGYVWATSKFDQDPK, translated from the coding sequence ATGAGCTCTCTCGCCCTCGCCGTCCGCGACTCGTCCACGATGCTGCGCCGCAACCTCCTGCACGCCCGGCGCTACCCGTCGATGACCCTGAACCTGCTGCTTACGCCGATCATGCTGCTGCTGCTCTTCGTCTACATCTTCGGCGACGCCATGAGCGCCGGGATCGGCGGCGGCGACCGCTCCGCCTACATCGCCTATCTCGTCCCGGGCATCATGCTGATGACCATCGGGTCCACCACGATCGGCACGGCGGTGTCCGTCTCCATGGACATGTCCGAGGGCATCATCGCCCGCTTCCGCACGATGGCCATCCACCGCAGTTCCGTGCTCGTCGGACACGTCATCGGCAGCGTCCTGCAGTCGATCGCCAGCGTGGCCCTCGTCGGCGCCGTCGGCGTGGCCATCGGCTTCCGCTCCACCGACGCCACCCTCCTGGAGTTGCTGGCGGCCTTCGGACTGCTCGCGCTCTTTGCTCTGGCGCTGACCTGGATCGCGGTCGGCATGGGCCTGGTCAGCCCCAACGCAGAGGCGGCCAGCAACAACGCCATGCCGCTGATCTTCCTGCCCCTGATCTCCAGCACCTTCGTGCCGGTCGACTCCATGCCCGGCTGGTTCCAGCCGATCGCCGAGTACCAGCCCTTCACCCCCGCCATCGAGACGCTGCGCGGCCTCCTCCTCGGCACCGAGATCGGCCACAACGGCTGGCTGGCCGTGGCCTGGTGCCTCGGACTCACCGTCCTCGGCTACGTCTGGGCGACCTCGAAGTTCGACCAGGACCCGAAGTAG
- a CDS encoding ABC transporter ATP-binding protein, which produces MSTTGTGTRSDTRTSRLTVRALTLAYEDRTVVHELDLAIPDGQVTVIVGPNACGKSTTLRALGRLLKPRGGAVLLDGTELSKIPTKKIAQSIGLLPQTPVAPEAITVSDLVARGRQPHQHWWQQWSDEDERAVTEAMARTDVCALADRSVDELSGGQRQRVWIAMALAQDTDLLLLDEPTTYLDISHQVEVLDLVRQLAAPAPDGTRGRTVVTVLHDLNQAARYADHLVAMKEGRIVAEGHPSEVVTAELVREVFGLDAVIVPDPVTGSPLVVPGAPWTPPAA; this is translated from the coding sequence ATGAGCACAACCGGCACCGGCACCCGCTCCGACACCAGGACCAGCCGGCTCACGGTGCGCGCGCTGACCCTCGCCTACGAGGACCGCACCGTCGTCCACGAGCTCGACCTGGCGATCCCCGACGGGCAGGTCACGGTCATCGTCGGCCCGAACGCCTGCGGCAAGTCGACGACCCTGCGGGCGCTCGGCCGGCTGCTGAAGCCGCGCGGCGGGGCGGTGCTCCTCGACGGCACCGAACTCTCGAAGATCCCCACGAAGAAGATCGCGCAGTCGATCGGCCTGCTCCCGCAGACCCCGGTGGCCCCGGAGGCGATCACCGTCTCGGACCTGGTCGCCCGTGGCCGCCAGCCGCACCAGCACTGGTGGCAGCAGTGGTCGGACGAGGACGAGCGGGCGGTCACGGAGGCCATGGCGCGTACGGACGTGTGCGCGCTCGCCGACCGCTCGGTGGACGAGCTCTCCGGCGGCCAGCGCCAGCGCGTCTGGATCGCGATGGCCCTGGCGCAGGACACGGACCTCCTGCTGCTCGACGAGCCGACGACGTACCTCGACATCTCCCACCAGGTGGAGGTCCTCGACCTGGTCCGTCAGCTCGCCGCCCCGGCCCCGGACGGCACCCGCGGCCGTACGGTCGTCACGGTCCTCCACGACCTCAACCAGGCCGCCCGCTACGCCGACCACCTGGTCGCCATGAAGGAGGGCCGGATCGTCGCCGAGGGCCACCCCTCGGAGGTCGTCACCGCCGAACTCGTCCGCGAGGTCTTCGGCCTGGACGCGGTGATCGTCCCGGACCCCGTGACGGGCTCACCGCTGGTGGTCCCGGGAGCACCCTGGACTCCGCCGGCGGCATGA
- a CDS encoding FecCD family ABC transporter permease, with amino-acid sequence MSATTSAVKPVRPAGYGLVRIGSRGRFLLHRRSGVVAVALALFLAAVSVAYLCVGENFVAPGEVLKVVFGQPSPDELVVGTLRLPRLVVGLLVGLAFGIAGALIQTVARNPLASPDIIGISQGASALTVGSMTFGITSYAVLPYLSVIGGVAAAALVYAFAWRGGLHATRFVLIGIGFAIALRSVTTLFLTKGDYLVAQQAQIWMTGSLNGRGWNEAAPIGWTLLVLLPAVLWAARAQRTVSMDDDTATALGVRLGRVRLGLVMTGVVLASVATGTAGPVDFVALLAPQIARRMTRTAQIPLLCSALLGAVIVVFADLLARRLFSPVEMPVGVLTAAVGAPYLIWLIVRGHRGRRGGTA; translated from the coding sequence ATGAGCGCCACGACCTCGGCCGTGAAGCCCGTACGGCCCGCCGGCTACGGCCTCGTACGGATCGGGTCCCGCGGACGGTTCCTGCTCCACCGGCGCTCCGGCGTCGTCGCAGTGGCCCTCGCGCTCTTCCTCGCGGCGGTCTCCGTCGCGTACCTGTGCGTCGGCGAGAACTTCGTCGCGCCCGGCGAGGTGCTGAAGGTGGTCTTCGGGCAGCCGTCGCCCGACGAACTCGTCGTGGGCACGCTGCGGCTGCCGCGCCTGGTCGTGGGACTGCTCGTCGGCCTTGCCTTCGGGATCGCCGGGGCGCTGATCCAGACCGTGGCCCGCAACCCGCTCGCCAGCCCGGACATCATCGGCATCAGCCAGGGCGCGAGCGCGCTGACGGTCGGGTCCATGACGTTCGGCATCACCTCGTACGCCGTCCTGCCCTACCTCTCGGTCATCGGCGGGGTCGCCGCCGCGGCCCTCGTGTACGCCTTCGCGTGGCGCGGCGGGCTGCACGCCACCCGCTTCGTCCTCATCGGGATCGGCTTCGCGATCGCGCTGCGGTCGGTCACCACCCTGTTCCTGACGAAGGGCGACTACCTGGTCGCCCAGCAGGCGCAGATCTGGATGACGGGCTCGTTGAACGGGCGCGGCTGGAACGAGGCCGCGCCGATCGGCTGGACGCTGCTGGTCCTGCTCCCGGCCGTGCTGTGGGCGGCGCGTGCGCAGCGCACCGTCTCGATGGACGACGACACCGCGACGGCGCTCGGCGTACGGCTCGGCCGCGTACGGCTGGGGCTCGTCATGACCGGTGTGGTCCTGGCGTCCGTGGCGACGGGGACGGCGGGCCCGGTGGACTTCGTGGCGCTGCTGGCCCCGCAGATCGCCCGCCGGATGACGCGTACCGCGCAGATTCCGCTGCTCTGCTCGGCGCTGCTCGGCGCGGTGATCGTCGTGTTCGCCGATCTCCTCGCCCGCAGGCTCTTCTCGCCCGTCGAAATGCCGGTGGGCGTCCTGACGGCGGCGGTCGGCGCCCCGTACCTGATCTGGCTGATCGTCCGTGGCCACCGTGGCCGCCGTGGAGGAACCGCATGA
- a CDS encoding FecCD family ABC transporter permease, which produces MSAAAPRLSRRATATAAAVVALLVAILLSLAVGARSIPPSEVYDALVHGGHSDAAEVIRNMRVPRTVIGLMVGAALALAGTVLQGITRNPIADPGILGISQGASVGVVLAIAYAGIHTLSGYVWFAFAGAAAASVAVYAIASSGRGGATPVKLALGGAAINALLVSVTSAVLTTNASAMDEFRFWQVGSIAGREAEVAQQIWPFLLVGAVLVLSVSRGLDALALGEDVAKGLGQKVATVRIVGGVGATVLTGAAVAAAGPIAFIGLAVPHIARAVVGSDHRWVLPMAALIGPVMLLVSDVIGRIVFPPSEVPAGVMTALIGVPFLVALVRRKAVPA; this is translated from the coding sequence ATGTCAGCCGCCGCTCCACGCCTCTCCAGACGCGCAACCGCGACGGCGGCGGCCGTCGTGGCGCTGCTGGTGGCGATCCTGCTCAGCCTGGCCGTGGGCGCACGGTCCATTCCGCCCTCCGAGGTGTACGACGCCCTCGTGCACGGCGGCCACTCCGACGCCGCCGAGGTGATCCGGAACATGCGGGTGCCGCGCACCGTCATCGGACTGATGGTCGGCGCGGCGCTGGCCCTCGCGGGCACGGTGCTCCAGGGCATCACCCGTAACCCGATCGCCGACCCCGGCATCCTCGGCATCAGCCAGGGCGCCTCGGTGGGCGTGGTGCTGGCCATCGCGTACGCCGGGATCCACACGCTCTCCGGGTACGTGTGGTTCGCGTTCGCCGGGGCCGCCGCGGCGTCCGTCGCCGTGTACGCCATCGCGTCGAGCGGGCGCGGTGGTGCGACGCCGGTCAAGCTCGCGCTGGGCGGCGCCGCGATCAACGCCCTGCTGGTGTCGGTGACCAGCGCCGTACTGACGACCAACGCCTCGGCGATGGACGAGTTCCGCTTCTGGCAGGTCGGTTCGATCGCCGGCCGCGAGGCCGAGGTGGCGCAGCAGATCTGGCCGTTCCTCCTCGTCGGCGCGGTACTCGTCCTCTCCGTGTCACGGGGTCTGGACGCGCTCGCGCTCGGCGAGGACGTGGCGAAGGGGCTCGGGCAGAAGGTCGCGACGGTACGGATCGTCGGCGGGGTCGGGGCCACCGTGCTGACCGGCGCCGCGGTCGCGGCGGCCGGGCCCATCGCCTTCATCGGACTCGCCGTCCCGCACATCGCCCGCGCCGTCGTCGGCAGCGACCACCGCTGGGTCCTGCCGATGGCGGCGCTGATCGGCCCCGTGATGCTGCTCGTCTCGGACGTGATCGGCCGGATCGTGTTCCCGCCGAGCGAGGTCCCCGCAGGCGTGATGACCGCGCTGATCGGGGTGCCGTTCCTGGTCGCCCTGGTGCGCCGGAAGGCGGTGCCCGCATGA